The genomic interval CGGAGCGAGTGCTCGACGCACCCGAGGGCCGGCGCATCTTGTTCCAGGTCTGGGATTGGGCCACGGACGGCAGGACCTACAAGGTCCATCAGTTCATCCTGCGCCCTGAAGGTTCAGGCTGGCAGGCCACCGAACACACGGGTGTCTATCGCGCGCTCCAACGCGTCGAAGTGGAGCGCGCGCTGACGGGCGCGGGCCTGGTGGACACGCGCTGGTACGCCCCCGAGGAGACGGGCTTCTTTCAGCCCATCCTCACCGCTCGCCGGGCGTGAGGCGCCTGGCTCAGCCGCCTCGCTTCGCGTCCGCGGGCGCGTTGGGGTGGCGGATGAGCAGCATGCGCAACTGAGGTTGTCGGCGCACCGCTTCTTGTTTGAGCAGATGGGCGATGAGCGCCGGTGGCGCCGCGCTCCAGCGGGCGATGTTCTGGATGAGCATGGGGGAGCGGTACGTGCGCCCGCACAGGAGCGACGCCGTCTTTCCATCCACGGACATGCCCACGAGCGCGCCCAGGGCCCGGCCCTCCGTGTTGAGGATGAGCTCCACCTTCTCCTCGGAGGGGCCGGTGGTGAAGCGCTGACGCAGCACCTCTCGCGCCGAGCGCCGCGTGGACTCCGGCACATCCCGGTCCACCGTCACCTTGTGCAGCTCCATCAGCCGTCGTGTGCTCCACAACCGGCGGAACAACCCCGAGGGGAGCTGCGGGTTCCGCACCAGCCACCGCCGCACCCCTGTATCCGCCGTGAAGGCCGCGCGAGCACACAGCGCTTCCAGGCCCACGGGGTTGCGATGATTGCGGGCGATGAGCCGCGCATGCGCCAGGCCCGTGCGCGGGTTCTCCATCACCGCCTTGATGACCGCGGGCACCGGGTCGAAGCACAGCGCGGACAGCTCCGGGTCCTCCACCGAACGGGCCCACGCCGCGCGGTGATCCTCCGGATGCGGATGCAGCCGCGTCTCGAAGAGCTGGCGGAAGTTGCCCAGCGCCACCTCGGGGAGGTCCTCCTCCACGGGCTCGGCTTCCGCGTCCGGGAGTACCGAGTCGCCGCCAGGCTCCGAGGCGGTCCGCGCGGTATCCGCCTCCGCATCGTCGAGGATCAGGTCCAGCGTGGGCAGCGCTTCATCGGAATCCTCGGCCGGGGCGAGCGGCTCATAGCCAGGGCTCATCGCGGGAGTGGAGGTTGCCGAGGCTCCGGGCGAGGAGGACCCGGGTCCGCTCATGGCCCGAGGAGAGCCCGCATGGGGCGGTGTTCCAGACAGGGGCGCCACCCTGGGCACCAGGTCGGGGGAGGGGCCGCGAGGGGTGGGGGCTGCCCTGGGGGGCGTCGCCGCCGCGGGAAGCAGGGCCCCCTGGGAGACCAGCCGCGTCAGGATGTCCTGGAGTCGCTCGGGGGGCAGGCCGGTGAGAGCGGGCAGATTCCGGGCCGCCGTGGCGCCATCCAGCCGGGAGAGCACGAAGCCCTCCTCCGCGCTGAGGGCCAGGGTGCGCAGATTGACCGAGGGGTTCGGCTTGGGAATCCAATCCGTCATCGCGCCCGAGTCTCCCACGACCCGCAGCCATCGCGGAGCCCTGGATGTCCCAGGAAGTCGAGGCGAGTACGGCTGTCGAAAAATGCGCGTGAGGCTGGATGGCCGGTGCCTGCCCGCCTGCTCGTAGGCCGAGGCTGCCCTTGGGGGCTGCCTGGCACCCGGGCGCCTCGCCCTGACGCATGGCGGGTTGACGTGGAGGCCCTGCCTGGACACAACTTTACCCCATGTCCAAGCCCATCCAGACCTATGGCGAGTTCTGGCCCTTCTACCTGCGCGAGCACTCGCTGCCGATCACTCGGCGCTTCCACTTTGTGGGGAGCAGTCTGGGGGTGGCCACGGCCGTCGCGGCCATCGCCACCGGCCGTTGGGCGCTGGTGCCCGCGGCCCTCGTCTCCGCTTATGGCTTCGCGTGGTTCAGCCACTTCTTCATCGAGCGCAACAAGCCCGCGAGCTTCAAGTATCCGCTGTGGTCCTTCATCTCGGACTTCCGCATGGCGGGGTTGATGGCCGTGGGCCAGTTGGACGCCCACATGGAGCGGGCGTTCGCGAATGGCGCGCAGGGCTCGGGCGCCAACAGCCTGTCGCCCACGCAGCTGGCGCAGTCGCAGACCCAGGCTCAAGAGGCTCGTTAGCCTCGGCATCACCCCAGGGGAGGGACTGGCGGATGGGCCACGGCCCCGCCGAGTCCCCATCACAGCGCCCGAAGGTTGACGCCCCGTACATCAATCCCGGGCGTCCCATCCGAGTTGCGCTAGATTCGCCGCCCATGGGACGCATTTTCGAGACACGCAAGGCCACGATGATGGCCCGCTGGAACAAGATGGCGAAGGTGTTCACGCGCATCAGCAAGGACATCGCCATCTCGGTGAAGGCCGGCGGGCCCAACCCAGACACGAACTCCACGCTGCGCCGAGTGCTCCAGAACGCCCGCGCCGCGAACATGCCGAAGGACAAGGTCGAGGCCGCCATCAAGCGTGCCAGCGGCCAGACGGCGACCAACTACGAAATCGTCCTCTACGAAGGCTATGCGCCTCACGGCATCGCGCTGCTGGTGGAGACGGCGACGGACAACGTCGTGCGCACCGTGGCCAACGTGCGCGCCTGCTTCAACAAGGCCGACGGGAATCTAGGCACCACGGGCAGCGTCGCCTTCATGTTCAAGCGCATGGGTGTCTTCCGGCTCAACCCGGAGGGCATCAACCCGGACGAGCTGGAGCTGGAGCTCATCGACCACGGTCTCGAGGAGATGGGTGAGGGGACGGGAGAGAAGGGTGAGAAGCAGCTCATCATCCGCTGCGCCTTCTCGGACTTCGGCAAGCTCCAGCACGCCATCGAGGAGAAGGGGCTGACGCCCATCTCCGCCGACTCCGAGTACATCGCGGAGAACCTCATCGAGTTGCCCGAGGACAAGGCCAACGAGGTGCTCGAGCTGGTGGACATGCTGGAGCAGGACGACGACGTCCAGCGCGTGTTCCACAACCTGGGGTGATGTGTCTTTCCGGCCCGGGATGGAGTGGGTGCTCCTCGCGAGTGTCCCCGTCACCGGGCCGGGTCCTTCCGCTTACTTCAGGTCGTAGACCTTGCGCACCGGGACGCCGCCGCGCAGCAGGTCGACCTCGAAGTGGCGGACATTCTTCAGCGCGACATAGACCTCCAGAGCCGTCTCAGCAGAGTCGATGAGGCGGCCATTGACGCGCTGGATGATGTCTCCATCCAGGAACCCCAGCCGCTGGTAGATGGAGCCGGGTTTGATGGCGAAGAGCTTGACGCCTTGAGGCTTGCCCTGCGCGAAAGCGGGGGCGATGCGGACCTCAGGCGGTATGCAGGGTGAGGCCTGCTTGGTGTTCCCCTTCACGGTGATGACCTCGTAGGCGTGCTCGCCCACCTGGCGCACGTAGGTGCCACCGGCGGTGACGTCCTCGGTCGGCACCGTGGAGGGGACCGGCCCATACGGGTCATACGGGTCATACGGGACGTAGTGGAGCATGTGCGAGGGGTACAAGAGCCCCGCCGCCATCGCGATGGCCGGAGTGCACACGACTCCCAACAACCAGAGGTCCTTCCGGAATAAGGCATTCATCGAATGTGCCGCCTCGTCTCGAGCTGGAGCTCACTTCAGGTCGTAGACCTTGCGCAGCGCGAGGCCGTCGCGAAGCATGTCCACCTCCACGTGGCGGACGTCCTTCATCTGGTCGTAGGCCTCCATCGCCTTCTGCGGAGAGTCGAGGGCGTGGCCGTTGACGCGCTGGATGATGTCTCCATTCTGGAACCCCAGCCTGTCGTAGACAGAGTCCGGGCGGATGGCGAAGAGCTTGAAGCCTTGAGACTTGCCCTCCACGAAGGCGGGGACGATGCGGGCTTGAAGCGCTGGGGATTCGTCCAACTGGGCGAGCTTCTCGATGAGGCTCTTCGTGGTGGCGACCTCGTAGGCATGCTCACCCACCTGCCGCACGTCGCCGGCCTGGGCGAGGCCCTTCTGGATGGGCGCCACCGGGTCCGTCGGCGCGGCGTGGAGCATGCGCGAGACGTATAAGAGTCCCACCGCCATCGTCGCGACGAAGGTGAACGCTCCCCCCATCAGCCAGAGGTACTTCCGGAACAAGGGCTTCATCGTGTGTGTCGCCTCCTCCCCCCTCGGGGGCGAGGAGCGCGAGAGCAATCACGATGCCAGGGGATTCCTCGTGTCTGTCTTCACTCGGAAGACCCACTCTGAAGCGAGACAGGACGAGCCTCGCAAGACTCGTCCTGTCAGCGATTGTCCAGACGCGGGTGACAACCTGTCGTGACAGGTTGTCAGGGCCTCACGCGCTGACGCCCACGCCGATGGGGCAGCTCACGCCGGTGCCACCCAGCCCGCAGTACCCGTCCGGGTTCTTCTCCAGGTACTGTTGATGGTAGTCCTCGGCGAAGTAGTACGTGGGCGCGGGGAGGATCTCCGTGGAGATGGTCCCCAGCCCCTTCGCGGAGAGCGCCTTTTGATAGGCGTCCCGGCTGGCCTCGGCGGCGCGCTTCTGCGCCTCTGTCGTGTAGTAGATGCCCGAGCGGTACTGCGTGCCCACGTCGTTCCCCTGACGCATGCCCTGCGTCGGGTCGTGGTTCTCCCAGAACACGCGCAGGAGCTGCTCGTAGCTGACCTTCTTCGGGTCGAACACGACGCGGACCACCTCGTTGTGGCCCGTGAGCCCGCTGCACACCTCGCGGTAGGTGGGGTTGGGCGTCAGGCCGGCCGCGTAGCCCACGGACGTGCTGTACACACCGGGCGTCTTCCAGAACTTCCGCTCCGCGCCCCAGAAACACCCCAGCCCGAAGATGGCGGCCTCATGACCTTCGGGGAGAGGTCCCTTCAAGGGCGTGCCCAGCACCTCGTGACGCGGGGGGACAGGCATCTCCTCCGCGCGGCCAGGCAGCGCCTCCGCGGAGGTCGGCATCCTCTGCTTCTTGGTGGAGTCGAAGAACATGCCCCAGGAATAGCGCTCCGCCCGTCTGGTTTCACCCCCAGAAGGGGCAGCGGGCCCTGCGGGCGCCACGCGGAGCCGCCGGCCGTCCGCCAAGGTAGGCCCGGCTGCCCCGGTGAAATAGGGTCTCCCACCGCATGCGCCTCTCCACCGCCGCCGCTTTCCTGTGTCTCGTCCCCACCCTCTCCTTCGCCGGGCAACAGGATGCCCGCTGCCAGGGCTCTCCGAAGGCCCGCGCCGCGCGCTTCTCCGCGAAGGCGATGAAGGGCTCCTCCCCCCAGGAGCGGCATGCCGCGTATGTCCAGGCCTGCGCGCTCGACGAGGTCGTCGAGCTGACGAAGCAGCTCGTGCGCTTCAAGACAGTCAGCAGCGAGGAGCACGCCTCGAAGAGCCCCGAGTTCGCCGCCATGGGCCGCTTTCTCCAGAAGTGGGCCAAGGCCCACGGCATGGCGTACCGCGCCGTGGGCGCCAATGACGTGTTCGAGCTGTCCTGGGGCGAGGGCGCGCCCGAGCTGGGGCTCGTCTTCCACGGGGACGTGGTGCCCGCGCCCGCGCACGAGTGGAAGCGCCCGCCCTTCGAGCCCTACGTCCAGGACGGCCGCCTCTTCGGCCGGGGCGTGGAGGATGACAAGGGGCCGCTCGCGTCGGCGCTGGTGGCGCTCGACTACGCGCGTCAGCTGGGCCTCAAGCCCCAGGGGCGGGTGCTGGTCATCGTGGGCAACGGCGAGGAGAGCGACTGGAACGGCATGGGGCGATACACGGCCTCCGAGCCCAAGCCCACGCACGTCATCTCCGTGGACTCCAGCTACCCGGTGGTGGCCGCGCAGTCCGGCTTCGTCGCGTGGAACCTGGTGGCCCCCGTGGGCGAGGCCGTGAAGTCCCCGAGCGCCACCTTGCGCGCGGTCGACGTGAAGGGCGGCGAGTTCCTCACGCAGGTGCCCGGTACCGCGACGCTGAAGCTGGTGCCCGCCGAGGGCCGCTCGCTCGCGCAGGCGCTGACGGAGGTGCGCGCCGCCATCGACGCGGAGCAGAAGGCCCGCGCTTCCCTCAAGGCCGAGGTGAAGGAGGACGCCCAGGCGCTGGTGCTCACCGTGCATGGCAAGGCGGTGCATGCCTCCATCGCCGACGAGGGACACAACGCGCTGTGGGACTTGTCCGCGGTGGCGGCGCGCTTGCCGCTCGAGGACAACGGCATCGCCGCCATGCTGCGTGTCCTGGCCCTGCGCTTCGACGGGGACCACTTCGGCAAGAAGCTGGGCGTGGCGTATTCGGATGACGGGTTGATGGGGCCGTTGATTGCCGCGCCCACGGTGCTGCGCGTGGCCGACGGACAGGTGAGCCTGGGCATCAACATGCGCCGTCCCCAGGGACAGGACGCCGCGACGTTCAACGCCTCGCTCGACAAGGCCGCCGCGCTGGTGGCGCAGGACTCCGGTGGGCGCTTGAAGGAGGCCAGCGGGCGCTACGTGGGGGATGCCCACGTGGCGGACACGTCGGGGACGCTCGTCACCACGCTGATGGACATCTACAAGCGCCACAAGAACGCTCCGGACGCGAAGCCCACGTCCGTGCGCGGCGGCACCTATGCGCGGCTGTTCCCCAAGGCCGTCGACTTCGGCCCCGGCTTCCCGGGCGAGGAGTACACGGGCCACGCGCCCGACGAATCCATCTCGCTGGAGAGCCTGCACGTTGGAACGCAGATGCTCGCGGAGGCCATCCACACGCTGGTGTTGTCGCCCGCGCCCGTGGGCTCACCCGTGAAGTGACGCGCGAGGCCAGTACACGCGGAACGTGGTGCCCTCCTCCTTCGAGGAGCGCACCTCCACGCGGCCTCCGTGCGCGCGGGCAATCTGGTGGACGATGTAGAGGCCCAACCCCAGGCTGCGCTGCTTCTGCGTGGGGGAGGGCTTCGCGGACGCGGCCTCGGGTGTCTTGAACGGGTCGAAGATTCGCGGCAGGAGTTGGGGCGCGATGGGCTCGCCCTCGTTGTGGACCTCCAGCAGCACGTCACGCGCCTCGCCGCGCACGGTGGTGCGGATGGGGGTGTTGTCGTCGCCGTGCTGGAGCGCGTTGGCCACCAGGTTCCCCAACACCTGGGCCACGCGGTCCGAGTCCCAGTCCCCCGTGGTGTCTCCAGAGGTCTCGAGCACGAGCGGGTGCTCCGGATGGGCCACCTGCAACTCCTCCAGCGTGGCCTGACACACGTCGGCCATGTTCATCGGCTGGGGGAAGACGGGGATGCCCTCACCCAGCTTGCTGCGCGCGAAGTCGAGGATGTCCGTAATCATCCGCCCCATCCTCCCGGCGGACTTGCGGATGCGCTCCACCGCGCGGCGCTCCGCGGGCTCCAGCTCCTCCGCGCGCGAGAGCTGGAACGCGGAGGCGCTGATGGCGTTGAGCGGATTGCGAAGGTCATGGCCCAGGATGGCCAGGAGCTGCTCCCGGAAGTCCAACGCCCGCTGGAGCGCGGCCTCCGCCAGCTTGTGGCTGGTGACGTCCACGAGCACACACCCCAGGCCCAAGAGCTCCGCCTCGCGAGGCCCGCGCACGGGATAGAACGTGGCCTGCCAGATGCGCTTGCCCACTTTGGACTTCAGCTCCGAGGGCGTTGTGAACTCGAACCCATGCAGCGGCTCACCCGTCTGCAGCACCTGCTTGAGCCGAGGCTCCATCAGGTCCGCCACCGCCTGGGGCAGCACCTCGCGCAGCGGCCGCCCCCGGTGTGCCTCCACCGGGAGGCCGTTGAGCTCCGCCAGCGTCTGGTTGATGCGCAGGTAGCGCAGGTCCCGGTCCAGGAAGGCCATGCCCAGGGGCGCTGCCTCCAACAGCGCGTCGAGCAGCGCGAGCGAACGCTGCGCCTCCACCCGCGCCTCCCGCTCCAGGTCCTGCAACCGGGCCTGGAGGATGTACGCGGCCCCGCGCTGACACAGGGTGCGAAACAGCAGCAGGTTCGCATCGGCGAAACCAAACGCGGTGCGCGAGGCCAGATAGGCCACGCCGAGCAACCGCGTCCCTTCGACCAGGGGCACGCCGTAGAGCGCGCGCATCCCCTGCTCGCGCGACACGGGCAGCACCCCGTGCGCGTCCAGGGCCGGGGCTCTGGACATCACCGGCTCGCGCGTCGTGGCCACCTCGCCGACGAAGCCCTCGTCCAGCGCCACCGAGCCGCCCCGCGCCGCCTCGGCTCCCAGTCCCACCGAGGCGCGGAGCACCAGCCGGCCTCCCTCCACCAGCAGCACACCGGCGGCGTCCACCTCGAGGGCGGACTCCACCATCACCGTGAGCAGCCGCATCAGGAACGTGTCCACCGCCGGGTTGTCCAGCGTGGCCTGGGCCATGCGGTCCAGCGCGTGGAGGTTGCGCTGACGCTCCTCCGAGAAGCGCCGCACCGTGCGCACCACCGTCCGGTCCAGGAGGTCCTCCATCCGCGCCAGCTCGCCTCGCGCGAGGCGCCGCGGCAGGTCCTCCAACCGCAGGAGGATGCACTTGCGCAGGAGCGCGAACTCGGCCGCCACCTCGCCCACGTCGAAGCCCTGTCCCAGCCGCGTCACCGCGTGCTCATCCACCAGGGAGACCTCGGGCCCCTGGGCTCCCTGGTCGAGCGCGTCCGCCAACGCGATGAGCAGGCTGGGGATGTGGTTCAGCAACCACGAGCGCTTCGGCACCTCACCGACATGGTGCGTGAGCATCGCGTGCTCCCAGTCCTCCAGGAGCACGGCGTGATGCGAACGCAGGAAGTCCGAGGCCCTGAGCGCTGTTTCCCGCTCGGACTCGCCCTGCATGGGGCGTGTCTCCGGCTCCTGCATCACCTTCCTCCGAGGCGCCGCCCATTCGTGCCGTCCGCTTCGACAATCTGGGCACGAGGGCCTTTGTATGTAGGGCCGGACGCTCGAGATGGCGGGCGTCGCGCGTGCAGGCGCCACGTCGTGCCCCCGTCCTCCAGGGAGCCCGCGCTGCGCTTGGCACAGCCGCCCGCCACTCCCCACCGGACAAGGACAGTGTCCACTCGTCGTCCGCCGCGGGGGCTGGCGAGGCAACGTCGGGGCTGTCGTCGCGCACGTGCTCGATTAGGGTGAGGAGCAGATGCGCACCCTTCTGTTGACCCGCTCCGATGTGTCTCGCAACCTCCAGGCGCTCACCCTGCTGGAGGACCTGCGGGAGGCCTTCCGTACCGACGCCCTCGCGCGCACCGCGGCGCCCCAGCGCGTCCGCGCGCCCCTGCACGCGGAGGGCACCGCGATGGTGCTGCTCCCCGGGTGTCTGCCGGACATCCCCGCGTACACCGTGAAGGTCCACGCGAAGTTCCCCGCGAGGACACCGGCCATCCGGGGCGTGCTGCACTTGAATGACCTGGCCACCGGAGAGCTGCTCGCGGTGATGGATTCCGGGCACCTGACGGCGGTGCGCACGGGCGTGGTGGGCGCGCTGGCGGCGGACGTGCTGGCGCGGCAGGACGCGAGCCGGGTGGCGCTCATCGGCGCGGGCGCGCAGGCGGTGATGCAGCTCAAGTCGCTGCGACTGGTGCGCTCGCTGACTCACGTGCGGGTGTTCGACACGGATGACATGAGGGCCTTCAGCTTCGCCGCGCGCATGCACCAGGAGCTCAACCTGCCGGTGGTCCAGGCGGAGTCGGTGGCGGAGGCGGTGGAGGACGCGGACATCGTCATCACCGCGACGTGGAGCCGCGAGCCCTTCTTGTTCCCGGGCATGGTGCGGCCGGGGACTCACATCACCACGCTGGGCGCGGACGAGCCGGGCAAGGTGGAGGTCTCCGCGGAGCTCTTGAGCCAGTCGCGTGTCTTCTGCGACCACCGGGGCCTGGCCCTCTCGGGGGGCGCCGTGGGCAACGTGGGGTTGGGCGAGGACGCCATCCACGCGGAGCTGGGCGAGGTGATTGCGGAGCGGAAGCCCGGGCGGCGTTCGGAAAGCGAGGTGACGGTGTTCACCTCGGTGGGGCTGCCCTTCCAGGACCTGGCGGCCGCGTGGCACGTGTACCAGGCGGCGCGAGGCGACGACGCCATCGCGGGCGTGGACTTCAGCGTCTGAGGACATGGGCCCGGCGGGCGTGCTCGGGCGAAGAGGCCCGGCCCTTGGTTGCTCGCCGGAGCGTGCGCATCTTGCCGTGGGAGGTGCGCATGATTGTCGGCTTCATGGCATCGCGAACGGGACGGTGGCTGCGAATCGTGGCGGGCTCCTGCCTGGTGCTGGGAGGACTGCGAGCGGGCTCGGCCCGAGGCACCGCGGTGGCCCTGGTGGGCCTGGGCAAGGTGATGACAGGCCTCCTGGACGTGGTGCCGTTGGCGCCGCTGTTCGGCTTCCCCCTGCGCGGCGAGGATATCCGCCGCGAGCTGGGGCTGCCTCGCGAGGCCTCGCTGCTCAATGGCCGTCACCGGCGCCCCATGTCGGTGACCCTGCATTGATGGACGTCCAGGGTCTATTGGCTACTTCTTGACCTGGAATGGGATGTCGAGCTTCCCCAGGACCTCGCCGCTGCGGGCATCCACCGGGCGGGCTTGAAGCACCACGCTTTCGTCGCGCCCGCTGACGAACTGGAAGTAGAGGAAGCCTTGCACGGTGCCTCCGTCCTCCAGCATGCCTTCGGGCAGCGACTTGCGGAGCATGTCGCGGGTGGGCAGGGGCTCCTCGCATTGGTAGCCCCAGTAGGGCGGGCCCGGGTAGTACGGCCCCCCGTAGAAGGGCGAGCCCCATCCTCCGCGCCAGCCCCAGTTGGAGCGCCACCCCCAGCCGGGTCCCGCGCCCAGATAGAACACGGAGGAGCGGCCCGCGCCGCCCGTGCCTTCATCGAGGGCCTCGGGCGTCCTCGCGTAACCCACGGGGAAGGCGGGCAGCGCGGAGTAGCGGAAGCGCGACTGGGCGCCGATGAGCTGGAAGTCCTCGTTCTGGATGCGGAGGGTCCGTCCGCTGTGGTTCTCGATGCGGACATAGACCGGGGTGAGGGTGCCCTCCAGGTTCGACGGGGAGCCCTTCCACGCGGAGCCATCCGCGACCAGCCGGACGCCCGCGTCCTCCGCGACGGCGGTGTTCTTCCTGTCGGGAAGCACCTGCGCTTCCATCGAGGGCTTGAGACTCTTCTCCGTTGCACAGCCTGCCACCAGCAACAACGCGGCGACGGGCACGAGCGCGCGCATGCGATGCCTCCTCGCGCTTCAAGGTAGGCAGTCGCCAGGGACGGCAAGGTGAGGCGTCAAGGCTCCCCCGGGGCGGAGCCGGGGGGCGCGGGGCTTCATTGTCCGGCAGGTGGTGGCGTGGGCTCCGCGGCGGCGTGAGGCCAGGCGGGGGAGGTGAGGCCGCTCCAGTCCTGCCGTCGCGCCCAGTCCTCGAAGGTGCTCCAGCGCACGTAGGGGTAGTCGTTGCGCAGGGTCACCACGTTCGCGTGGAAGCCCACGCGGTCCAGCCACTCGTACATGGCGGCCAGGTCCTCGCTGCGCTCGCGGATGTAGTCGAGGGGGATTTGCTCGAAGTGGATGCGGTGACCGCTCACCATGGAGAGCAGGCCGGCCGCCTGTTGTCCCGTCACTTCGTCGGAGGCCACGTCGATGCGCCGGTCCATGTGGCGCTCGGCGTCCTCGAGGACGAGGGTGGCGAGCGCGCCCAGGTCCTCCACGGCGACCATCTGGAGGCCTCGGGTGGGGGGCAGACCCAGGGCGAGGACTCCGGCCTTCAGGCCCTCCTCGAACATGGGGCTGCAGAGGTTCTCCATGAAGAAGGTGGGGCCCAGGATGGTGAAGGGCAGGCCGCTTCTTCGCACGTGCAGCTCCACGCGGTGTTTGCTGTCGAAGTGAGGGATGCCCGTCAAGCGGTCCGCTCCGGCGACGGAGGAGTAGACGAAGTGCTTCACCTCGGCCATGCGGGCGGCGTCCACCTGGTTCATGCCGTGGCGGATTTCGGCTTCGACTCCGGCTTCGAAGGGGGTGGCGACGGCGTAGAAGGCGTCCACGCTCTCCGCGGCGCGGGTGAGGGCGGGCAGGTCGTCGAAGTCACCGACGGCG from Myxococcus stipitatus carries:
- the msrA gene encoding peptide-methionine (S)-S-oxide reductase MsrA, giving the protein MFFDSTKKQRMPTSAEALPGRAEEMPVPPRHEVLGTPLKGPLPEGHEAAIFGLGCFWGAERKFWKTPGVYSTSVGYAAGLTPNPTYREVCSGLTGHNEVVRVVFDPKKVSYEQLLRVFWENHDPTQGMRQGNDVGTQYRSGIYYTTEAQKRAAEASRDAYQKALSAKGLGTISTEILPAPTYYFAEDYHQQYLEKNPDGYCGLGGTGVSCPIGVGVSA
- a CDS encoding DUF962 domain-containing protein is translated as MSKPIQTYGEFWPFYLREHSLPITRRFHFVGSSLGVATAVAAIATGRWALVPAALVSAYGFAWFSHFFIERNKPASFKYPLWSFISDFRMAGLMAVGQLDAHMERAFANGAQGSGANSLSPTQLAQSQTQAQEAR
- a CDS encoding YebC/PmpR family DNA-binding transcriptional regulator, with protein sequence MGRIFETRKATMMARWNKMAKVFTRISKDIAISVKAGGPNPDTNSTLRRVLQNARAANMPKDKVEAAIKRASGQTATNYEIVLYEGYAPHGIALLVETATDNVVRTVANVRACFNKADGNLGTTGSVAFMFKRMGVFRLNPEGINPDELELELIDHGLEEMGEGTGEKGEKQLIIRCAFSDFGKLQHAIEEKGLTPISADSEYIAENLIELPEDKANEVLELVDMLEQDDDVQRVFHNLG
- a CDS encoding ornithine cyclodeaminase family protein; translation: MRTLLLTRSDVSRNLQALTLLEDLREAFRTDALARTAAPQRVRAPLHAEGTAMVLLPGCLPDIPAYTVKVHAKFPARTPAIRGVLHLNDLATGELLAVMDSGHLTAVRTGVVGALAADVLARQDASRVALIGAGAQAVMQLKSLRLVRSLTHVRVFDTDDMRAFSFAARMHQELNLPVVQAESVAEAVEDADIVITATWSREPFLFPGMVRPGTHITTLGADEPGKVEVSAELLSQSRVFCDHRGLALSGGAVGNVGLGEDAIHAELGEVIAERKPGRRSESEVTVFTSVGLPFQDLAAAWHVYQAARGDDAIAGVDFSV
- a CDS encoding NmrA/HSCARG family protein; this encodes MPKAHFLSVLVAGATGQQGGAVARHLRQRGHRVVAYVRRADSPAAKELEALGVELAVGDFDDLPALTRAAESVDAFYAVATPFEAGVEAEIRHGMNQVDAARMAEVKHFVYSSVAGADRLTGIPHFDSKHRVELHVRRSGLPFTILGPTFFMENLCSPMFEEGLKAGVLALGLPPTRGLQMVAVEDLGALATLVLEDAERHMDRRIDVASDEVTGQQAAGLLSMVSGHRIHFEQIPLDYIRERSEDLAAMYEWLDRVGFHANVVTLRNDYPYVRWSTFEDWARRQDWSGLTSPAWPHAAAEPTPPPAGQ
- a CDS encoding ATP-binding protein, yielding MQEPETRPMQGESERETALRASDFLRSHHAVLLEDWEHAMLTHHVGEVPKRSWLLNHIPSLLIALADALDQGAQGPEVSLVDEHAVTRLGQGFDVGEVAAEFALLRKCILLRLEDLPRRLARGELARMEDLLDRTVVRTVRRFSEERQRNLHALDRMAQATLDNPAVDTFLMRLLTVMVESALEVDAAGVLLVEGGRLVLRASVGLGAEAARGGSVALDEGFVGEVATTREPVMSRAPALDAHGVLPVSREQGMRALYGVPLVEGTRLLGVAYLASRTAFGFADANLLLFRTLCQRGAAYILQARLQDLEREARVEAQRSLALLDALLEAAPLGMAFLDRDLRYLRINQTLAELNGLPVEAHRGRPLREVLPQAVADLMEPRLKQVLQTGEPLHGFEFTTPSELKSKVGKRIWQATFYPVRGPREAELLGLGCVLVDVTSHKLAEAALQRALDFREQLLAILGHDLRNPLNAISASAFQLSRAEELEPAERRAVERIRKSAGRMGRMITDILDFARSKLGEGIPVFPQPMNMADVCQATLEELQVAHPEHPLVLETSGDTTGDWDSDRVAQVLGNLVANALQHGDDNTPIRTTVRGEARDVLLEVHNEGEPIAPQLLPRIFDPFKTPEAASAKPSPTQKQRSLGLGLYIVHQIARAHGGRVEVRSSKEEGTTFRVYWPRASLHG
- a CDS encoding Sapep family Mn(2+)-dependent dipeptidase; translation: MRLSTAAAFLCLVPTLSFAGQQDARCQGSPKARAARFSAKAMKGSSPQERHAAYVQACALDEVVELTKQLVRFKTVSSEEHASKSPEFAAMGRFLQKWAKAHGMAYRAVGANDVFELSWGEGAPELGLVFHGDVVPAPAHEWKRPPFEPYVQDGRLFGRGVEDDKGPLASALVALDYARQLGLKPQGRVLVIVGNGEESDWNGMGRYTASEPKPTHVISVDSSYPVVAAQSGFVAWNLVAPVGEAVKSPSATLRAVDVKGGEFLTQVPGTATLKLVPAEGRSLAQALTEVRAAIDAEQKARASLKAEVKEDAQALVLTVHGKAVHASIADEGHNALWDLSAVAARLPLEDNGIAAMLRVLALRFDGDHFGKKLGVAYSDDGLMGPLIAAPTVLRVADGQVSLGINMRRPQGQDAATFNASLDKAAALVAQDSGGRLKEASGRYVGDAHVADTSGTLVTTLMDIYKRHKNAPDAKPTSVRGGTYARLFPKAVDFGPGFPGEEYTGHAPDESISLESLHVGTQMLAEAIHTLVLSPAPVGSPVK